A genomic stretch from Lathyrus oleraceus cultivar Zhongwan6 chromosome 2, CAAS_Psat_ZW6_1.0, whole genome shotgun sequence includes:
- the LOC127121334 gene encoding endo-1,4-beta-xylanase 5, giving the protein MSVVLLLCLILLAGGFEAEALSYDYRASVECLAHPEKPLYNGGIIQNPELNDGLQGWTAFGDAIIEHRESLGNKFVVAHSRKQPHDSVSQKIYLRKGLHYTLSAWIRSTEENVAVTALVITSKAYKFGGAIYAHSNCWSMLKGGLIADTTEEAHLYFESNNTCVEIWIDNVSLQPFTEKQWMSHQRQSIEKARKRKVAIQAVDEQGNSLSNASISVTLNRGGFPFGCSINKNILNNKGYQDWFASRFTVTAFENEMKWYTNEYEQGKDNYYEADGMLQFAKSHNIDVRGHNIIWDDPKYQPKFVYSLPQNQLYPAVYKRVNSVVQRYKGQVIGWDVVNENLHFSYFENKLGNDFTPKIFTQVHDIDPQTTLFLNEYNTIEDSRDGASSPPKYNQKIKEIQNYNKNIPLGIGLEAHFPNGSPNLPYMRASIDALAATGFPVWITEIDVESQNNQVWYYEQVLREAHSHPNVKGIVTWTGWNPQGCYKMCLVDNNFKNLPAGDVVDKLLREWGNRKVTLTTNQNGFFETSLFHGDYELEITHPTKKNYTLTHKVQVHSKDEFKKTRQFIQLSI; this is encoded by the exons ATGAGTGTTGTTCTTCTGCTGTGTTTAATCCTACTGGCAG GAGGGTTTGAAGCAGAAGCATTATCCTATGATTACCGTGCTAGCGTCGAA TGTTTAGCACATCCAGAAAAGCCTCTATACAATGGAGGAATAATTCAAAATCCAGAACTGAATGATGGATTACAAGGTTGGACAGCATTTGGAGACGCTATAATAGAACATCGAGAATCATTAGGCAACAAATTTGTGGTAGCACATAGCAGAAAACAACCACATGATAGTGTCTCACAGAAGATTTATCTAAGAAAGGGATTGCATTATACTTTATCTG CTTGGATTCGATCCACCGAGGAAAATGTTGCGGTAACAGCATTGGTGATAACAAGTAAAGCATATAAATTTGGTGGTGCCATTTATGCTCATTCTAATTGTTGGTCTATGCTTAAGGGTGGTCTTATAGCTGATACAACAGAAGAAGCTCACCTCTATTTCGAG AGCAATAATACTTGTGTGGAAATTTGGATCGACAACGTTTCCTTGCAACCATTCACAGAAAAGCAATGGATGTCTCATCAACGTCAAAGCATCGAAAAG GCTCGCAAGAGGAAAGTGGCGATCCAAGCGGTTGATGAACAAGGAAATTCTTTATCAAATGCTAGTATATCTGTTACATTGAATAGAGGAGGTTTTCCATTTGGATGTTCTATCAACAAAAACATCCTCAACAATAAGGGATATCAGGATTGGTTCGCCTCTAGGTTTACCGTTACTGCATTTGAAAACGAAATGAAATGGTACACAAATGAATATGAACAAGGCAAGGACAACTATTACGAAGCAGATGGAATGCTACAATTTGcaaaaagtcataacattgaCGTTCGAGGCCACAATATAATTTGGGACGATCCTAAATACCAACCAAAATTTGTTTATTCACTACCACAAAACCAGCTTTACCCTGCAGTTTACAAGAGGGTAAACTCCGTTGTTCAAAGATACAAGGGTCAAGTTATTGGTTGGGATGTTGTTAATGAAAATCTTCATTTCTCCTACTTTGAAAACAAACTTGGGAATGATTTCACACCCAAGATATTTACTCAGGTTCACGACATCGATCCACAAACAACATTGTTCTTGAATGAATACAATACTATTGAGGATAGTCGCGATGGTGCATCAAGTCCCCCAAAGTATAACCAGAAGATAAAAGAGATTCAAAACTATAACAAGAATATACCTCTTGGAATCGGGCTCGAGGCTCATTTCCCTAATGGTTCGCCTAATTTGCCTTACATGAGAGCTTCCATTGACGCTCTCGCTGCCACTGGTTTTCCGGTATGGATAACTGAAATAGATGTGGAAAGTCAGAATAATCAGGTATGGTACTATGAGCAAGTTCTTAGAGAGGCGCATTCGCATCCAAATGTTAAGGGTATTGTAACATGGACAGGGTGGAATCCACAAGGTTGTTATAAGATGTGTTTGGTTGATAACAATTTCAAGAATTTGCCTGCTGGTGATGTTGTGGATAAGCTGCTTAGAGAATGGGGGAACAGAAAAGTAACATTGACAACTAACCAAAATGGATTCTTTGAAACATCTCTTTTCCATGGGGACTATGAATTGGAAATTACTCATCCTACTAAGAAGAATTATACTCTGACTCATAAAGTACAAGTGCATTCAAAAGATGAGTTCAAGAAAACAAGACAGTTTATACAACTTTCTATTTAG